Proteins from a genomic interval of Pseudomonas sp. RC10:
- a CDS encoding MFS transporter: MTHTPDTPHNFHMGWLLFALAMGAFAIGTTEFASMTLLPFIAGDFQTTQPLAGHAISAYALGVVVGSPVIMVLGVRLPRRALLVGLAAFIGIANALSAIAPSLPWLVFFRFLSGFPHGAYFGVAMLLAASLVPKNQRAQAVSRVFLGLTIATIVGVPFATWIGQTVGWRWGLAVVAILAAITAVLIRTLAPDSPAQADASPLRELGALRSRQVWLTLGIAGIGFGGVFCVYTYLAATLIEVTKTSDFMIPVVMAVFGVGTTVGNLVCGWAADRATMRSAGISLGFTALVLALYPSATDNLWLLIPLVFFIGCGVGLAAILQTRLMDVAPHAQSLAGALVQSAFNLANAIGPWVGGLVISAGMGLPATGYAAAALTLGGLGMWYWAITDARASAQRFDRQAAGES; encoded by the coding sequence ATGACTCACACCCCTGACACCCCACACAACTTTCACATGGGCTGGCTGCTGTTCGCGCTGGCCATGGGTGCGTTCGCCATCGGCACCACCGAATTTGCTTCGATGACGTTGTTGCCCTTCATCGCCGGCGACTTCCAGACCACCCAGCCGCTGGCCGGCCACGCCATCAGCGCCTATGCACTGGGCGTGGTGGTGGGCTCACCGGTGATCATGGTGCTCGGCGTCCGGTTGCCACGGCGTGCGCTGCTGGTGGGCCTCGCGGCGTTCATCGGCATCGCCAATGCCCTGAGCGCCATCGCCCCCTCGCTGCCCTGGCTGGTGTTCTTCCGGTTTCTCAGCGGCTTTCCCCATGGCGCGTATTTTGGCGTCGCCATGTTGCTGGCCGCGTCTCTGGTGCCGAAGAATCAACGGGCCCAAGCGGTTTCACGGGTGTTTCTCGGCCTGACCATCGCCACCATCGTCGGCGTGCCGTTCGCCACCTGGATCGGCCAGACCGTGGGCTGGCGTTGGGGCCTGGCGGTGGTCGCGATACTTGCCGCGATCACTGCCGTGCTGATCCGCACCCTCGCCCCCGACTCGCCCGCCCAGGCCGACGCCAGCCCGCTGCGTGAACTCGGCGCACTGCGCTCGCGTCAGGTCTGGCTCACCTTGGGCATTGCCGGGATCGGTTTTGGCGGCGTGTTCTGCGTCTACACCTACCTGGCCGCGACGCTGATCGAAGTCACCAAGACCTCGGACTTCATGATCCCGGTGGTGATGGCTGTATTTGGCGTGGGCACCACGGTCGGCAATCTGGTCTGCGGCTGGGCAGCGGACCGCGCCACCATGCGCTCGGCGGGCATCTCGCTGGGCTTCACCGCATTGGTATTGGCGCTCTACCCTTCGGCCACCGATAACCTCTGGCTACTGATACCGCTGGTGTTTTTCATCGGCTGTGGCGTCGGGCTGGCGGCCATTCTGCAAACCCGCCTGATGGACGTCGCGCCCCATGCGCAATCGTTGGCGGGGGCATTGGTGCAGAGCGCCTTTAACCTGGCGAACGCTATCGGCCCGTGGGTCGGTGGCCTGGTGATTTCAGCCGGAATGGGACTGCCCGCCACCGGCTATGCCGCTGCGGCGCTGACGCTGGGCGGTCTGGGAATGTGGTACTGGGCAATCACCGATGCCCGCGCCAGCGCGCAGCGATTCGACCGCCAAGCGGCCGGGGAATCCTGA
- a CDS encoding MarR family transcriptional regulator, with the protein MTSCSDTVAPSSCANGSVRRASRRLGQIYDEAFTDCGLKATQYSLLSQIARSGQPKMRDLAQALVMDLSALGHTLKPLVRDGLVELQVDETDRRSRRVLLTQAGQEKYAQARKVSERVQQVFDKTFGVEETVKLRQALDFIASESFAQSLLGELQASEA; encoded by the coding sequence GTGACCTCCTGCTCAGATACCGTTGCGCCCAGCAGTTGTGCCAACGGCTCGGTGCGCCGGGCTTCCCGCCGTCTGGGGCAGATCTATGACGAAGCCTTTACTGACTGCGGCCTGAAAGCCACTCAGTACTCTCTGCTGTCGCAGATCGCACGCAGTGGCCAGCCCAAGATGCGCGACCTCGCGCAGGCGCTGGTCATGGACCTCTCCGCCTTGGGCCATACGCTCAAGCCGCTGGTGCGCGACGGTCTGGTGGAATTGCAGGTGGATGAGACGGACCGCCGCAGTCGCCGGGTGCTCCTGACCCAGGCCGGTCAGGAAAAGTACGCACAGGCGCGCAAGGTTTCGGAGCGGGTTCAGCAGGTTTTCGACAAGACCTTCGGCGTCGAAGAGACAGTGAAGCTGCGTCAGGCGCTGGACTTCATTGCTTCAGAGAGCTTTGCGCAGTCGTTGCTGGGTGAGTTGCAGGCCAGCGAAGCCTGA